GCCCCCGCAAAATCGAATAGATTTTGTGGGGTGAGGCCAGGGCGGGCTGCCCTGCACCCGTCTGCGCCTCAGGGCTGCGCTCTGCGGCGGGGCAGAAAAGAAGCTGCATTTCTGCCTTTTCCGCCTTGCGCCTACGGCGACTCTTGCCCTTCGGCTTGAGCAGGGGCTCTGCCCCTCCCACCCCGGCCGGTCCTGTGTCGGGGCTCGCGGTTCTATTGCAGGGGACTTCGAACCTCACCCCACAAAATCTGCGATTTTGCGGGGACCCCGAGAGTGCCTTCACTTCGTTCAGGGCGCCGAAGTGACGTTTTGCTTGAACGGGACATGCGGAGACAAACGCGCGCCCGTCAAAAAAGAGCCGGCCCGAAGGCTGGTCTCTCGTCAAGGATCCTAATAGGTCTTGTCGGTATCCTTGGAGCGGAATTCCAGATATCTGGTCTGCTCCAGCTCTCCGCTGATGGTCTCGTTGTATCTGGCGGGCCATTCGTTGTTCCAGCCATACACAAAGGCCCACTTGGGCTGGCCGCCCGAAGGGGAAAGGCTGTTGTCCTTGGCCATGATCTTGCTGATGGGCATCACGGTGGCATGTCCGTCGGCGAAGACGCAGGTCACCTTGTCCTGAGGAGCCCACAGGTCGGCCTGTCCGCCCTCGGTAACGTAATCCATGTTATGCCAGGGAGCGACCTCGTTCAGCATCACGTAATCGGCAGGATACTTGACCGTGTTGATGCTGATCTCGCTGTTGCCCAGATACCAGTTGTTGTAGGGGATGGAATATCTGGGTCTGTAGTCCAGATAGCGCTTCACCGCGTTGCAGTCGGCGTTCTTGTCGGCCTGACCGTCGGAAGGGCAGACAAAGAGAGCGCCGTTCTTCACGTAGGGCATCATGATGCCTCTGTAGGACCGGTTCTGTATGTATTCTCTGTGCAGGGCGCTGCCCGGCCAGGGGTTGGCCCAGGGGCCGTACCAGGCTCTGGGGTCGATGCCCGCGCCGGCGGCTTCCACGTAGTTGGAGGCCGGAATCATGTTGTCCCAGTCTGCCAGATACAGCTGAAGGGCGGTGCCCAGCTGCTTGGCGTTGCTGATGCACTGGGTCTGGCGCGCCTTTTCTCTGGCCTGCGCAAACACAGGGAAGAGGATGGCCGCAAGTATAGCGATGATCGCTATGACTACCAATAACTCGATGAGTGTAAAGCCTTTTTTCATGAACTTCTCCTTTGAAAGAATTTGGATTACAATTCCATTATACGCTATAGAAAAAAAAAAAAAAAAAAAACGATTTTACAAAAAAATACCGATAAATTTTTCAAGTATTTTGCGGGCTCTAAAACCGCCGCCGCCCGAACCGGGAAAGCGCTCCCG
This portion of the Abditibacteriota bacterium genome encodes:
- a CDS encoding DUF1559 domain-containing protein encodes the protein MKKGFTLIELLVVIAIIAILAAILFPVFAQAREKARQTQCISNAKQLGTALQLYLADWDNMIPASNYVEAAGAGIDPRAWYGPWANPWPGSALHREYIQNRSYRGIMMPYVKNGALFVCPSDGQADKNADCNAVKRYLDYRPRYSIPYNNWYLGNSEISINTVKYPADYVMLNEVAPWHNMDYVTEGGQADLWAPQDKVTCVFADGHATVMPISKIMAKDNSLSPSGGQPKWAFVYGWNNEWPARYNETISGELEQTRYLEFRSKDTDKTY